One window of Quercus robur chromosome 5, dhQueRobu3.1, whole genome shotgun sequence genomic DNA carries:
- the LOC126726421 gene encoding transcription factor bHLH144 produces MQSDQHFFRKKAVLPLANQVGNGYMHIPVASAFDAVLSPTAKHLTPFHGVEFQPSEVCPKNFIIFDQTDQRSQVMFHPAIAHKFSAPGVNIGATYVEDNFEVKEVDHTEREISSPLKEDSDDIDALLSLEEDEQEEYDDDVVSTARTDEDYQTASPDSFSNYGSKPKKNRLSSSNQMSSGSSDSCNSERKQKKMKKMVRALRGIVPGGNQMNTVAVLDEAVRYLKSLKVEVQKLGVGDLKNLS; encoded by the coding sequence ATGCAGAGTGACCAACATTTTTTCCGCAAAAAGGCAGTGCTCCCTCTAGCAAATCAAGTGGGGAATGGTTACATGCATATTCCAGTTGCATCTGCCTTTGATGCAGTTCTATCTCCAACTGCTAAGCACTTGACACCCTTCCATGGTGTCGAATTTCAACCTTCTGAGGTCTGTCCGAAGAATTTTATCATCTTTGATCAAACTGATCAGCGAAGCCAAGTTATGTTCCACCCTGCAATTGCCCACAAATTTAGTGCTCCTGGTGTAAACATCGGTGCTACGTATGTTGAAGACAATTTTGAGGTAAAAGAGGTTGATCATACAGAAAGAGAAATATCCTCTCCACTGAAAGAAGATTCAGATGATATTGATGCATTGTTGAGTTTGGAAGAGGATGAGCAAGAAgaatatgatgatgatgtggTTAGCACAGCACGGACTGATGAAGATTATCAAACCGCGTCTCCTGATTCTTTCTCGAACTATGGCTCAAAACCAAAGAAGAATAGATTGTCTTCTTCTAATCAGATGTCCTCAGGCAGCAGTGACAGCTGCAATAGTGAAAGGAAacagaagaaaatgaagaagatggtgaGGGCACTGAGAGGAATAGTACCTGGTGGCAATCAAATGAATACTGTCGCTGTACTAGATGAAGCTGTTAGGTACCTCAAGTCTCTCAAGGTTGAAGTACAGAAGCTCGGAGTCGGGGATCTAAAGAATTTGTCTTAA
- the LOC126726422 gene encoding uncharacterized protein LOC126726422 has product MVGLIGRLWNLQYKSIVKEASGKTLAVAKFFCVLHVTNTYLCTFALAYGPSMIPTFNLTGDMFLAERLSIKFGKVSPGDIVLLRSPESPRKVMVKRLLGLESHSVTYVVDPMNSDRCDTIMVPKGHVWVEGDNIYNSRDSRQFGPVPYSLLEGKVFCKIWPPKEFGSLMKSGMKDPDL; this is encoded by the exons ATGGTGGGGCTTATTGGGAGACTTTGGAATTTACAATATAAGAGTATAGTGAAAGAAGCATCAGGAAAAACCCTTGCAGTGGCAAAGTTCTTCTGCGTCCTTCACGTCACCAACACTTACCTCTGCACCTTTGCCCTC GCCTATGGTCCCAGCATGATCCCGACCTTCAATCTAACCGGCGATATGTTCTTGGCGGAGCGGCTCTCCATCAAATTTGGCAAAGTGAGCCCTGGGGATATTGTCCTCTTACGTTCTCCTGAATCTCCTCGAAAAGTCATGGTGAAGCGCTTGTTGGGATTGGAGTCTCATTCTGTCACCTATGTTGTTGACCCCATGAACAGTGATAGATGTGACACTATTATG GTTCCAAAGGGACATGTTTGGGTAGAGGGAGACAACATCTATAATTCCAGAGATTCAAGACAATTTGGTCCTGTTCCTTACAGTCTCCTTGAAGGCAAAGTATTCTGTAAG ATATGGCCTCCTAAAGAGTTTGGATCACTGATGAAGAGCGGAATGAAGGATCCAGATTTATAA
- the LOC126728406 gene encoding uncharacterized protein LOC126728406 yields the protein MEAKESLTDSYAWKSILKGREVIQMGARFRVGNGKNIKIWQHHWLPIKHPPLVSSPIIESMKDATVDCLIDNNTGKWDAEMLKGALILAEAELAQRMPLHQCQTEDALYWPFTADEQYNCKFGYKFLKDLEENLEDGTHSKVDKNFWKSIWSLEVPNKYKNLLWRAYFKELCSWIYENGKPMDLFAIQVWSIWNQRNKLRLNHTRCLTKDLQKMTEESWNEICKSNLRLSRINSSSTPQTTWTAPTPDNYKINYDGALSNADNKSGIGVVVRDCNGEVIASLV from the exons ATGGAAGCAAAAGAATCGTTAACCGATTCCtatgcttggaaaagcattttGAAGGGGAGAGAGGTGATCCAAATGGGAGCTAGATTTAGGGTGGGTAATGGAAAAAACATCAAAATATGGCAGCATCATTGGCTGCCCATAAAGCATCCTCCATTAGTTTCATCCCCAATCATAGAGTCTATGAAAGATGCCACGGTGGACTGCCTCATTGACAACAACACAGGTAAATGGGATGCTGAAATGCTTAAGGGTGCACTCATTCTAGCTGAAGCAGAACTTGCTCAAAGGATGCCATTACATCAATGCCAAACTGAGGATGCTTTGTATTGGCCATTCACTGCTGATGAGCAATACAATTGCAAGTTTGGGTATAAATTTCTCAAGGATTTGGAGGAAAATTTAGAGGATGGCACTCACTCGAAGGTGGACAAGAATttttggaaaagcatttggtCCCTAGAAGTTCCAAACAAATATAAGAACTTGCTGTGGCGTGCTT attttaaaGAGTTGTGCAGTTGGATTTATGAAAATGGGAAGCCCATGGACCTTTTTGCTATTCAGGTGTGGAGCATTTGGAACCAAAGAAACAAGCTTAGGCTGAATCACACTCGTTGCCTTACCAAAGATTTGCAAAAGATGACAGAGGAGAGCTGGAATGAGATCTGTAAAAGCAACCTCAGGCTTAGCCGAATCAACTCAAGCTCAACGCCTCAGACAACATGGACAGCACCTACACCAGACAATTATAAGATCAACTATGATGGAGCACTTTCAAATGCAGACAACAAATCTGGGATTGGTGTTGTTGTACGGGATTGTAATGGGGAGGTTATTGCTTCACTTGTATAG